One region of Candidatus Zixiibacteriota bacterium genomic DNA includes:
- a CDS encoding T9SS type A sorting domain-containing protein: MPIPCLGKRLKFIARLVALLLTSNRTGNSAPTVVCVADPNPTYYVTHRWPTEQPSGTIGCGSFQPIVTSLLGEFRESPDHFHGGVDIAWPANWPIYSPVHGSNVYVDAVSSADNWLRTKILFPDGTIAVYRYVHIMNIQVFPNDRLVWNPSASAPYYDAYGQRCFPVHLPMCRVQDLAHDHLHFEEIWYDLYYKQWFRVNPLMSLCPWQDNDNPVIESIVPYEEYGVPIETGGDGSYDFPWIVPGNFDLRVHAHDVLPSWSGHKAGILWMTLDVRDEWSWNPVLLDIFGFYFFYLSGEQTHTESQNAAGLSNLYDVYTSTQSDYYYWATNYFRCVDPAADWAIMASDLDLDKKYSITIGCYDYDGNSTTRTVWVQRYWQSWPAPDCGAITSNCQGYSIGDINLNHVCYEIGDFIKLQNYLIYGPGVFKPGLEDCALSNSDINCDGQPGTAADLWFLLSIVTGDELPPVGPKLSPYTHSAEVTSKVESDMLRVSITSPVDLGAALFVFRGDNLPTRKPVLAVGNDGMQIRSAVHDGEFRVLISPNIVRPGTIAAGTHEVFTVPLTGTQELKLTEVQLSDTHGATVSANLPGVAPPKDFAVLQNYPNPFNAGTVIPLDLKQPSDWSVVIYNVLGQAVRALSGIGDPGRVNVTWDGRDRNGIAVPSGVYFYRASVGDYAAAREMVVLR; encoded by the coding sequence ATGCCGATTCCATGTCTGGGCAAGAGGCTCAAGTTCATCGCCCGTCTTGTGGCATTACTACTGACGTCGAATCGCACGGGGAACTCGGCCCCCACGGTCGTGTGCGTAGCCGATCCCAACCCCACCTACTACGTTACACATCGGTGGCCGACTGAGCAACCGTCAGGCACCATTGGATGCGGTTCCTTTCAGCCCATTGTCACGTCATTGCTTGGGGAGTTCAGGGAATCTCCTGACCACTTCCACGGAGGGGTGGACATTGCCTGGCCCGCAAATTGGCCGATCTACTCTCCGGTCCACGGCTCCAACGTCTACGTCGACGCCGTCTCCTCTGCCGATAACTGGCTACGCACGAAGATCCTGTTTCCCGACGGAACAATCGCGGTCTATCGATACGTACACATAATGAATATCCAGGTTTTCCCGAATGACCGGCTCGTGTGGAATCCAAGTGCTTCTGCGCCGTACTATGACGCATACGGGCAGCGATGCTTCCCTGTGCATCTTCCGATGTGTCGCGTCCAAGATCTCGCTCACGACCATCTCCACTTCGAGGAAATCTGGTACGACCTCTACTACAAGCAATGGTTCCGTGTGAATCCGTTGATGTCCCTCTGCCCATGGCAGGACAACGACAACCCCGTGATCGAGAGCATAGTGCCCTATGAGGAGTACGGCGTTCCGATCGAGACCGGTGGGGACGGTTCCTACGATTTCCCCTGGATCGTTCCCGGCAACTTTGACCTGCGCGTCCACGCGCATGACGTACTTCCGTCTTGGAGCGGTCACAAGGCCGGGATCCTGTGGATGACTCTGGATGTCAGAGACGAGTGGAGTTGGAATCCGGTCCTGTTGGACATCTTTGGCTTCTACTTCTTCTACCTCTCAGGTGAGCAAACGCACACTGAGAGCCAGAACGCAGCCGGGTTAAGCAACCTGTACGACGTCTACACATCCACCCAGTCCGATTACTACTATTGGGCAACCAACTACTTTCGTTGTGTGGACCCCGCAGCCGACTGGGCGATCATGGCCAGCGACCTCGATCTTGACAAGAAATACTCCATTACGATTGGGTGTTACGATTACGACGGAAACTCGACGACACGAACTGTCTGGGTCCAACGGTATTGGCAGTCATGGCCTGCGCCCGATTGCGGCGCCATCACTTCGAACTGTCAGGGTTACAGCATCGGAGACATCAACCTCAACCACGTCTGCTACGAAATCGGTGACTTCATCAAGCTCCAGAATTACCTCATCTACGGCCCCGGGGTGTTCAAGCCTGGCCTTGAGGACTGTGCACTCTCAAACTCAGACATCAACTGCGATGGCCAACCTGGAACCGCGGCCGACTTATGGTTCCTGCTGTCCATTGTCACTGGTGATGAATTGCCACCGGTAGGCCCGAAGCTCTCCCCCTACACCCACAGCGCGGAAGTCACATCCAAGGTCGAAAGCGACATGCTGCGCGTCTCCATCACCTCCCCCGTCGATCTCGGAGCGGCGCTGTTTGTCTTTCGTGGCGACAATCTCCCGACGCGCAAGCCGGTTCTCGCCGTCGGCAACGATGGGATGCAAATCCGCTCGGCGGTTCATGATGGCGAATTCCGCGTCCTGATCTCTCCCAACATCGTCCGTCCCGGCACGATCGCCGCCGGAACGCACGAAGTCTTCACTGTTCCGCTCACCGGCACGCAGGAGTTGAAGTTGACTGAAGTTCAACTGTCCGACACCCATGGTGCGACGGTGTCGGCCAATCTCCCCGGCGTCGCGCCACCCAAAGACTTTGCCGTCCTCCAGAATTACCCGAACCCCTTCAATGCTGGGACCGTGATTCCCCTCGACCTGAAACAGCCATCGGACTGGTCGGTGGTGATCTACAATGTCCTCGGGCAGGCGGTGCGTGCGCTCTCCGGCATCGGCGATCCCGGACGGGTCAACGTCACTTGGGATGGCCGCGACCGTAATGGGATCGCGGTTCCCTCCGGCGTCTACTTCTACCGCGCCAGCGTCGGCGACTATGCCGCCGCCCGCGAGATGGTTGTGCTCCGATAG
- a CDS encoding efflux RND transporter periplasmic adaptor subunit: protein MNDEPAKSDLSRLRIRRDDPTTPQTAPARRGRSRWLWLIILAAAVAVVAVFWVTRRSAVEVQTTTVSRLAPASAQSLLTATGYVVAQRKAAVASKGTGRLERLNVVEGDQVKAGQVIAQLEATDVTASLAAARAGVNEARANLEQAQAVEHEARLNFERVQELYTKNLVAQSDFDNAQARFETAKAGVAAAQAAIASAQAAADYAAVQVENTYIRAPFDGTVLSKHADVGEVVAPFASSASSRGAVVTLADMTSLQVEADVSESNIRQITLGQPCLITLDALPAEPYRGRVEKIVPTADRSKATVLTKIAFDQIDGRVLPEMSAKVNFLPARSSAEEVSTTTVLAVPRAAVVQRGNRSVVFTVRGGQAFAAAVETGQMFGGTLEIRSGVNAGDVIVATVPEKLQDGDRVTIKQ, encoded by the coding sequence ATGAATGACGAACCGGCGAAATCCGATCTGTCACGATTGCGAATCCGTCGTGATGATCCGACGACTCCACAGACAGCCCCTGCGCGCCGTGGACGATCGCGGTGGCTCTGGTTGATCATCCTCGCGGCCGCCGTGGCTGTCGTGGCCGTGTTCTGGGTCACGCGCCGATCGGCCGTCGAGGTTCAGACGACGACGGTCTCGCGCCTGGCTCCGGCATCGGCTCAATCGCTTCTCACGGCGACCGGATATGTGGTGGCTCAGCGCAAGGCCGCCGTGGCCTCCAAGGGGACCGGGCGGCTGGAGCGGCTCAATGTAGTCGAGGGGGACCAGGTCAAGGCCGGTCAGGTCATCGCACAGTTGGAAGCAACGGATGTGACCGCCTCGCTGGCGGCGGCACGCGCCGGAGTCAATGAAGCCCGGGCCAATCTCGAACAGGCGCAGGCGGTCGAACACGAGGCCAGACTGAACTTCGAACGCGTCCAAGAGCTGTACACAAAGAACCTGGTGGCGCAGTCGGACTTCGACAATGCACAGGCGCGGTTCGAGACCGCCAAAGCCGGAGTCGCCGCCGCGCAGGCCGCGATAGCATCCGCGCAGGCCGCGGCCGATTATGCGGCGGTGCAGGTTGAGAACACGTACATCCGCGCGCCCTTCGATGGCACTGTGCTGTCGAAGCACGCCGACGTCGGCGAAGTGGTCGCGCCCTTCGCCTCATCGGCGTCCTCGCGCGGGGCGGTTGTCACCCTCGCGGACATGACGTCGTTGCAGGTGGAGGCCGACGTCTCGGAGTCGAACATTCGACAAATCACCCTCGGGCAACCCTGCTTGATCACGCTCGATGCCCTCCCCGCCGAGCCGTACCGGGGACGGGTGGAGAAGATCGTCCCGACTGCCGACCGCTCCAAGGCGACCGTGCTGACGAAGATCGCCTTTGATCAGATCGACGGGCGCGTATTGCCGGAGATGAGCGCCAAGGTGAATTTCCTGCCCGCCCGTTCTTCCGCTGAGGAGGTGTCGACGACCACGGTGCTGGCCGTACCCCGGGCCGCCGTCGTTCAGCGGGGAAACCGTTCGGTTGTGTTCACAGTCCGCGGCGGGCAGGCCTTTGCGGCGGCGGTTGAGACAGGGCAAATGTTCGGGGGCACGCTGGAAATCAGAAGCGGCGTGAACGCCGGGGATGTTATCGTGGCGACCGTCCCGGAGAAGCTGCAGGACGGTGATCGGGTGACAATCAAACAGTGA